The Bacillus sp. Y1 genome has a window encoding:
- a CDS encoding adenine deaminase C-terminal domain-containing protein gives MLDQRYRWKNKHIREHISVLDGNVSPTILLTNAKYLNQTFRTWMTANIWIYEDRIIYVGDKYPENVEHCEIVDCSGLLLVPGYIEPHAHPFQIYNPHSLAHYASQCGTTTLINDNMVLALQMEKNKAFSFMREMRKSPTSMYWWCRFDAQTEIREEEQIFSHSNVKSWLEHDAVIQGGELTGWPKLLDGDDMMLHWMQEAKRMRKKVEGHFPGASEKTLAKMMLFGADCDHEAMTGEEIYNRLMQGYMVSLRHSSIRPDLPVLLDEIHQLGITMYDKFMFTTDGASAHFYENGIIDEMIRIAIEKGVPVIDAYNMGTINVARYYNVEHLHGNIATGRVANINFLTDERNPTPVSVLAKGQWVKRDGEDTNAYEQLNWVDMGFEPLKLDWELTMDDFQFSMPFGIKMENAVITKPYSVSIDANYDELSCDHDECFFMLIDKHGKWRINTMLKGFSNKVQGLASSYSTTGDIILIGKNKYEMMNAFHRMVELGGGIVISEERRIVLEIPLPLSGVMSDHSIERLVEEDKELLAYLKTKGYAYADPFYTLLFFSSTHLPYIRITQQGMYDVMNKMILFPTIMR, from the coding sequence ATGCTGGATCAGCGATATCGATGGAAAAATAAACATATTAGAGAACATATTTCCGTTCTAGATGGAAATGTTTCTCCGACTATTCTATTAACAAATGCTAAGTACTTAAATCAAACGTTTCGTACTTGGATGACAGCAAATATATGGATATACGAGGACCGTATTATTTATGTTGGCGACAAATATCCTGAAAATGTAGAGCATTGTGAGATCGTGGATTGCTCAGGTCTTTTATTGGTGCCAGGCTATATTGAGCCACATGCGCATCCCTTTCAAATATATAATCCCCATTCGCTTGCGCACTATGCATCGCAGTGTGGAACGACAACACTAATAAATGACAATATGGTGCTTGCATTGCAGATGGAAAAAAATAAAGCGTTTTCATTTATGAGGGAGATGCGAAAATCGCCAACCTCCATGTATTGGTGGTGCCGTTTTGATGCACAAACAGAGATTCGAGAAGAAGAACAAATTTTTTCACATAGCAATGTGAAATCTTGGCTTGAACACGATGCGGTCATTCAAGGAGGAGAGCTTACCGGTTGGCCTAAACTCCTTGATGGTGATGATATGATGCTTCATTGGATGCAAGAAGCCAAACGAATGAGAAAGAAAGTGGAAGGTCATTTTCCAGGGGCATCTGAAAAAACATTGGCTAAAATGATGCTTTTTGGTGCGGACTGTGATCATGAAGCGATGACAGGAGAAGAAATTTATAACCGTCTGATGCAGGGTTATATGGTTTCTTTAAGACATTCATCTATTCGTCCAGATTTACCTGTCCTACTAGATGAAATTCATCAACTTGGAATCACCATGTACGATAAATTTATGTTTACTACGGACGGTGCATCTGCTCACTTTTACGAAAATGGAATCATTGATGAAATGATTCGTATCGCTATTGAAAAAGGCGTACCAGTCATTGATGCCTACAATATGGGGACGATTAATGTGGCACGCTACTATAATGTAGAACACTTGCATGGAAATATTGCGACAGGAAGAGTAGCAAATATTAACTTTTTGACAGATGAGCGTAATCCAACCCCTGTATCTGTTCTTGCAAAAGGGCAGTGGGTGAAAAGGGACGGAGAAGACACCAATGCTTATGAGCAGCTCAATTGGGTGGATATGGGGTTTGAACCGTTAAAGTTAGACTGGGAACTAACCATGGATGATTTTCAGTTCTCTATGCCATTTGGAATTAAAATGGAGAATGCCGTTATTACAAAGCCATATTCTGTGTCTATTGATGCAAATTATGATGAGCTTTCGTGTGACCATGATGAGTGCTTCTTCATGCTAATTGATAAACATGGCAAATGGAGAATCAACACGATGTTAAAAGGATTCTCTAACAAGGTGCAGGGCTTAGCTAGCTCGTACTCGACTACAGGAGATATTATTTTAATTGGAAAAAACAAATATGAAATGATGAACGCTTTTCACCGAATGGTCGAATTAGGTGGAGGTATTGTCATCAGTGAAGAAAGAAGAATCGTGTTAGAAATTCCACTGCCACTAAGTGGAGTGATGAGTGATCACTCAATAGAGAGACTGGTGGAGGAAGATAAGGAATTGCTTGCTTATTTAAAAACGAAAGGGTACGCGTACGCAGATCCTTTTTATACCTTACTTTTCTTCTCATCCACTCATCTGCCGTATATCCGAATCACGCAACAAGGGATGTACGATGTGATGAACAAAATGATACTCTTTCCAACGATAATGCGTTAA
- a CDS encoding DUF3048 domain-containing protein has translation MLRKWIAVGLASAFLLTGCNKVEEVQKESEKPVEEEDTVVEEVSQTFEAPLSGVELSEEPSGRAFGVMINNDPKARPQSALNQADIVYEVLAEGNVTRFLAIFQSEHPENIGPVRSARDYYIDLASGYDALYIAHGYSPEAQEMLTSGVIDNLNGMQYDGTLFKRASFRQPPHNSYISYESILKGAEQVGYDMTDVPDALPFYEEEELASITGEAAENVTVAYLKSNLFKVDYKYDNSSKKYARYSNDEQTIDLDSEEPVLLDNVFIAEMEHTVLDDSGRREIDLTSGGKGYLLQQGNLLQVEWKNVDGRILPFLDGEEVKFVPGKTWINIVPTNPGLEQTVTIQ, from the coding sequence ATGCTTAGGAAATGGATAGCAGTCGGGTTGGCATCTGCCTTCTTATTAACTGGCTGTAATAAAGTAGAAGAGGTTCAAAAGGAAAGTGAAAAACCAGTCGAAGAGGAAGATACAGTTGTAGAGGAAGTGTCCCAAACTTTTGAAGCTCCTTTATCTGGTGTGGAACTATCGGAAGAACCTTCTGGTCGAGCGTTTGGTGTGATGATCAATAATGATCCAAAAGCAAGACCGCAGTCCGCACTAAACCAGGCAGACATCGTTTACGAAGTGTTAGCAGAAGGAAATGTAACGAGATTTCTGGCCATTTTTCAAAGCGAACATCCTGAAAATATCGGGCCAGTAAGAAGTGCAAGGGATTATTATATCGACCTTGCCAGCGGGTATGATGCGTTATATATCGCTCATGGGTACAGCCCTGAGGCACAGGAAATGCTTACGAGTGGTGTAATAGATAATTTAAATGGAATGCAGTATGATGGTACGCTTTTTAAACGTGCGAGCTTTAGACAACCGCCGCATAACTCCTATATTTCCTATGAGAGTATTTTAAAAGGAGCGGAGCAGGTTGGATACGACATGACGGATGTTCCAGATGCTCTACCATTTTATGAGGAAGAAGAGTTAGCCAGCATCACGGGTGAGGCTGCTGAGAATGTGACAGTTGCCTATTTAAAGAGTAATCTTTTTAAGGTGGACTACAAATACGATAACAGTAGCAAAAAATATGCTAGATATTCAAATGATGAACAAACGATAGATTTAGATTCAGAAGAGCCTGTTCTTCTCGACAATGTCTTTATTGCTGAGATGGAGCACACGGTACTGGATGACTCTGGAAGAAGAGAAATTGATTTAACCTCTGGTGGAAAAGGGTATTTGCTGCAACAAGGAAATCTTCTACAGGTAGAGTGGAAAAATGTAGATGGAAGAATTCTACCTTTCTTAGATGGTGAAGAGGTCAAGTTTGTTCCAGGAAAAACATGGATCAATATCGTTCCAACAAATCCAGGATTGGAACAAACCGTTACGATACAATAA
- a CDS encoding YerC/YecD family TrpR-related protein: protein MQIDKLRGKELDQLFKAVLTLKDLEECYKFFDDLCTVNEIQSLAQRLEVARMLREGKTYHKIETETGASTATISRVKRCLNYGNDAYEMALERVKEEEAGTISE, encoded by the coding sequence ATGCAAATTGATAAATTAAGAGGCAAAGAGCTCGACCAGTTATTTAAGGCGGTTTTAACGTTAAAGGATTTAGAAGAGTGCTATAAGTTTTTTGATGATTTATGTACGGTCAATGAAATCCAATCATTAGCTCAACGGTTAGAAGTAGCCCGTATGCTACGTGAAGGGAAAACCTACCATAAAATCGAAACAGAAACAGGTGCTAGTACAGCAACCATTTCACGTGTAAAGCGTTGCTTAAATTACGGCAACGATGCGTATGAAATGGCGCTAGAGCGTGTAAAAGAAGAAGAAGCTGGGACGATTTCAGAGTAA
- the pcrB gene encoding heptaprenylglyceryl phosphate synthase, with product MYDAREWRHAFKLDPDKEISDEALERICESGTDAVIVGGTDGVTDEKVLDLMARIRRYTVPCVLEISNLESITPGFDLYFIPTVLNSPDAKWIVDLHHQAVKEYGEIMNWDEILVAGYCILNENCKAAKLTHAQTSLTKEDVVAYAQIAEKMFHLPIFYLEYSGTYGDPEIVKAVSQSTQETTVFYGGGIHTLEQAKEMAELADVIIVGNAVYDNLEEALQTVEIKLIKR from the coding sequence ATGTACGATGCAAGAGAATGGCGTCATGCTTTTAAATTAGATCCTGATAAGGAAATCTCAGATGAAGCGCTAGAGAGAATATGTGAGTCAGGAACAGATGCCGTCATTGTTGGTGGGACGGATGGAGTAACGGATGAAAAGGTACTGGATTTGATGGCAAGAATCAGAAGATACACGGTGCCTTGTGTGCTGGAAATCTCAAATCTTGAGTCGATTACACCAGGCTTTGATCTTTATTTTATCCCAACGGTCTTAAATAGTCCTGATGCGAAATGGATTGTTGATTTGCATCATCAAGCAGTGAAGGAATATGGGGAGATTATGAATTGGGATGAAATTCTTGTTGCAGGATATTGTATCTTGAACGAAAATTGTAAAGCAGCCAAACTAACCCACGCACAAACATCTTTAACAAAGGAAGATGTGGTTGCTTATGCGCAAATTGCTGAGAAGATGTTTCATTTGCCTATCTTTTATTTAGAATACAGTGGAACCTATGGGGACCCTGAAATTGTGAAGGCTGTTAGTCAATCAACACAGGAGACAACTGTGTTTTACGGTGGAGGCATTCATACATTAGAGCAGGCGAAGGAAATGGCTGAACTAGCAGATGTGATTATTGTGGGAAATGCTGTTTATGACAATTTAGAAGAAGCTCTTCAAACGGTCGAAATTAAATTGATTAAAAGGTAG